One genomic window of Eggerthella timonensis includes the following:
- the rpmE gene encoding 50S ribosomal protein L31, which yields MKQGIHPEYVECTVKCSCGNTFTTRSTKPELKIDICNVCHPFYTGQQRFVDTGGRVQRFADKFGAAKETVAEREAAKKAARAAAIAEAEAKKKAERDAKAAEKAKRAEEFAKKSEAEAKKAAEVEAAAETAPEATAEEAAAVDALVEEAPAAE from the coding sequence ATGAAACAGGGTATTCATCCGGAGTACGTGGAGTGCACGGTCAAGTGCAGCTGCGGCAACACGTTCACGACGCGTTCCACGAAGCCTGAGCTGAAGATCGACATCTGCAACGTGTGCCATCCGTTCTACACCGGCCAGCAGCGCTTCGTCGACACCGGCGGACGCGTCCAGCGCTTCGCCGACAAGTTCGGCGCCGCGAAGGAGACCGTGGCCGAGCGCGAGGCCGCCAAGAAGGCAGCGCGTGCCGCCGCCATCGCCGAGGCCGAGGCCAAGAAGAAGGCCGAGCGCGACGCGAAGGCTGCCGAGAAGGCCAAGCGCGCCGAGGAGTTCGCCAAGAAGTCCGAGGCCGAGGCCAAGAAGGCCGCTGAGGTCGAGGCTGCCGCCGAGACCGCTCCCGAGGCCACGGCCGAGGAAGCCGCTGCCGTCGACGCCCTCGTCGAGGAGGCTCCGGCCGCCGAATAG
- a CDS encoding ABC transporter substrate-binding protein: MGGITAKNTQRARRLLVAGMLCLGLAFALNGCSQAPSQDAPASTDGAAQTDRATQNEMRTFTDSAGRTVEVPAQIDRIAPAGHTATQILLTMAPEKMATVSQELTADQAKYLGSDYANLPVTGAAFGAKGDLNKEAVAASGAQILIDTGELKDGIKEDLDTLQEQLGIPVVVIETKMEDYGAAYEMLGELLGMEDRGKELSDYCKAAYDETVSVMGKIPESERANVAYLLGDKGTNTIAKDSYQGQVVDLVANNVAELGEVSGSGAGVEISMEQLALWNPQVILFAENSIYDTVGSDAAFADIDAVKSGSYYEVPDTPWNWLNSPPTVNQVLGMQWLPRLLYPEQYDNDLYGTVAGYFKTFYGYDLSESEFDEIAANAQPRA; this comes from the coding sequence ATGGGAGGGATTACCGCAAAGAACACGCAGCGGGCGCGGCGCCTGCTGGTCGCGGGCATGCTGTGCCTGGGGCTGGCGTTCGCGTTGAACGGATGCTCGCAGGCCCCGTCGCAGGACGCGCCCGCAAGCACGGACGGAGCGGCGCAGACCGATCGGGCGACGCAGAACGAGATGCGCACGTTCACCGATTCGGCCGGGCGCACCGTTGAAGTGCCCGCGCAGATCGACCGCATCGCCCCGGCTGGCCACACCGCCACGCAGATCCTGCTGACGATGGCGCCGGAGAAGATGGCGACCGTCTCGCAGGAGCTCACCGCCGATCAGGCGAAGTACCTGGGCTCCGACTACGCCAACCTGCCCGTGACGGGAGCCGCCTTCGGCGCGAAGGGCGACCTCAACAAGGAGGCGGTCGCCGCCTCCGGCGCGCAGATCCTCATCGACACCGGCGAGCTCAAGGACGGCATCAAGGAGGACCTCGACACGCTGCAGGAGCAGCTGGGCATCCCCGTGGTGGTCATCGAGACGAAGATGGAAGACTACGGCGCGGCCTACGAGATGCTGGGCGAGCTTTTGGGCATGGAAGATCGCGGCAAGGAGCTGTCCGACTACTGCAAGGCCGCCTACGACGAGACGGTGTCGGTGATGGGCAAGATCCCCGAGTCCGAGCGCGCGAACGTGGCCTACCTGCTGGGCGACAAGGGCACGAACACCATCGCGAAGGACTCCTACCAGGGCCAAGTGGTCGACCTCGTGGCCAACAACGTGGCCGAGCTGGGCGAGGTGTCCGGCAGCGGCGCCGGCGTGGAGATCAGCATGGAGCAGCTGGCGCTGTGGAACCCGCAGGTCATCCTGTTCGCGGAGAACAGCATCTACGACACGGTGGGCTCCGATGCCGCCTTCGCCGACATCGACGCCGTCAAGTCCGGCTCGTACTACGAGGTGCCCGACACGCCGTGGAACTGGCTGAACAGCCCTCCGACGGTGAACCAGGTGCTGGGCATGCAGTGGCTGCCGCGCCTGCTGTACCCCGAGCAGTACGACAACGACCTGTATGGGACGGTGGCCGGCTACTTCAAGACGTTCTACGGGTACGACCTGAGTGAATCCGAGTTCGACGAGATCGCCGCGAACGCACAGCCCAGGGCCTAG
- the pyk gene encoding pyruvate kinase yields MARRTKIVCTLGPAVDDEASLRELLSAGMDVARFNFSHGSHDEHRARMDMLKRVRRDLGSPCAILLDTRGPEIRTGSLEGGGPVELHAGDALVLTEGAVEGTAQLVAQTCAGLAKVVEPGAAILLDDGLIELAVDAVEGSDIRCTVRNSGLLGERKSINLPDTSVPLPVMTDQDRADLVFGIEQDVDFVAASFVRNAEGVRELRRFLDEHGGADVGLIAKIECAEAVENYEAIIEAADGVMVARGDLGVEVPAHKVPHIQKEIIRASNRASKPVITATQMLDSMIRNPRPTRAEVGDVANAIYDGTDAVMLSGETASGRWPVEAVRMMARIAESSEPYLFDERAPDRTRDRARVALAVGLAAVQTAENVGASCIVAPTMSGRTARLVSNLRPRVPIYVVTPFPRVMRQQQLNWGVTPMLGDVQGDMRHVIEQAHDAVLASGLAQPGQLAVFTAGDPSTSPTIGEPGSGAVAATNVMYVVQIRTR; encoded by the coding sequence ATGGCCAGACGCACGAAGATCGTTTGCACGCTGGGACCCGCCGTCGACGACGAGGCCTCCCTGCGCGAGCTGCTGTCCGCCGGCATGGACGTGGCGCGCTTCAACTTCTCGCATGGGTCGCACGACGAGCATCGCGCGCGCATGGACATGCTGAAGCGCGTGCGCCGCGACCTCGGCTCGCCGTGCGCCATCCTGCTGGATACCCGCGGCCCCGAGATCCGCACGGGCTCGCTTGAGGGAGGAGGTCCCGTCGAGCTGCATGCGGGCGACGCGCTCGTGCTCACCGAGGGCGCGGTGGAAGGAACCGCGCAGCTGGTCGCTCAAACCTGCGCGGGGCTGGCGAAGGTCGTCGAGCCCGGCGCGGCCATCTTGCTCGACGACGGGCTCATCGAGCTCGCGGTGGACGCCGTCGAGGGTTCCGACATCCGCTGCACCGTGCGTAACAGCGGTCTTCTGGGCGAGCGCAAGTCTATCAACCTGCCCGACACGAGCGTGCCGCTGCCGGTGATGACCGACCAGGATCGCGCAGACCTCGTCTTCGGCATCGAGCAGGACGTCGACTTCGTGGCGGCATCGTTCGTGCGCAACGCAGAGGGCGTGCGCGAGCTGCGGCGCTTCCTCGACGAGCACGGCGGCGCGGACGTGGGCCTCATCGCGAAGATCGAGTGCGCCGAGGCGGTGGAGAACTACGAGGCCATCATCGAGGCGGCCGACGGCGTGATGGTTGCGCGCGGCGATTTGGGCGTGGAAGTGCCGGCGCACAAGGTGCCGCACATCCAGAAGGAGATCATCCGCGCGTCGAACCGCGCGTCGAAGCCGGTGATCACGGCCACGCAGATGCTCGATTCGATGATACGCAACCCGCGTCCCACGCGTGCGGAGGTGGGGGACGTGGCCAACGCCATCTACGACGGCACCGACGCGGTCATGCTGTCGGGCGAGACGGCCAGCGGCCGCTGGCCGGTGGAGGCCGTGCGCATGATGGCGCGCATCGCCGAATCGAGCGAGCCTTACCTGTTCGACGAACGCGCGCCCGACCGCACGCGCGACCGTGCGCGGGTGGCGCTGGCCGTGGGGCTGGCCGCCGTGCAGACGGCCGAGAACGTGGGGGCCTCCTGCATCGTGGCGCCCACGATGTCGGGACGCACGGCGCGCCTCGTGTCGAACCTGCGGCCGCGCGTGCCCATTTACGTGGTCACGCCGTTTCCGCGCGTCATGCGCCAGCAGCAGCTCAACTGGGGCGTGACGCCCATGCTCGGCGACGTGCAGGGCGACATGCGCCACGTCATCGAGCAGGCTCACGACGCCGTGCTGGCCAGCGGGCTGGCGCAGCCGGGCCAGCTGGCGGTGTTCACGGCGGGCGACCCGTCCACGAGCCCAACCATCGGCGAGCCGGGTTCCGGCGCGGTGGCCGCCACGAACGTGATGTACGTCGTGCAGATACGCACGCGATAG
- the lgt gene encoding prolipoprotein diacylglyceryl transferase: MLNDIYQSIDPVLFAFGPFTVRWYGVAYVLGFVFAGLVIWRVARRWRVRVDVDSLLTIMFCVIIGVIVGGRLGYVLFYGEGYYFQHPELILAFNQGGMSFHGGLIGALLSGIVAARLTHIPYLTLADLGCIGAPLGLLFGRCANFINGELWGAPTDAAWGVVFGGAAGTMPRHPSQLYEAFLEGIVIFAVLYLLSRRMPPRPRGTFLGLFLIMYGCFRFLVEFVREPDVQLGYLWGGWLTMGQLLSVPLILVGVGVFVYALVVKKPQQGLPEMQQSE, translated from the coding sequence ATGCTCAACGACATCTACCAATCCATCGATCCCGTCCTCTTCGCCTTCGGGCCGTTCACCGTACGCTGGTACGGCGTCGCCTATGTGTTGGGCTTCGTCTTCGCCGGTCTCGTCATCTGGCGCGTCGCGCGTCGCTGGCGCGTGCGCGTGGATGTGGACTCGCTGCTCACCATCATGTTCTGCGTCATCATCGGCGTCATCGTGGGCGGGCGCCTCGGCTACGTCCTGTTCTACGGCGAAGGCTACTACTTCCAGCACCCCGAGCTGATCCTCGCGTTCAACCAGGGGGGCATGAGCTTCCACGGCGGCCTGATCGGCGCCCTGCTGTCGGGCATCGTGGCGGCGAGGCTCACCCACATCCCGTACCTCACGCTGGCCGACCTCGGTTGCATCGGCGCGCCGCTCGGCCTTCTGTTCGGCCGTTGCGCGAACTTCATCAACGGCGAGCTGTGGGGCGCGCCCACCGACGCGGCCTGGGGCGTGGTGTTCGGCGGCGCGGCCGGCACGATGCCTCGTCATCCGTCCCAGCTCTACGAGGCGTTCCTCGAGGGCATCGTCATCTTCGCCGTGCTGTACCTGCTGTCGCGCCGCATGCCGCCGCGCCCGCGCGGCACGTTCCTCGGCCTGTTCCTCATCATGTACGGATGCTTCCGCTTCCTCGTCGAGTTCGTGCGCGAGCCCGACGTGCAGCTGGGCTACCTGTGGGGAGGTTGGCTCACGATGGGGCAGCTGCTGTCGGTCCCGCTGATCCTCGTGGGCGTCGGCGTGTTCGTTTATGCGCTTGTCGTGAAAAAGCCCCAACAGGGTCTTCCCGAAATGCAACAATCTGAGTAA
- a CDS encoding molybdopterin-dependent oxidoreductase, with amino-acid sequence MQDYKKGLMAGTMIASLTLSGAGTAFAADGAPASDQGASPASTVEAPVGTAVASPLVSASAAAGTFSYDQTELTLNSAIKDVFQRATSALCGATDDLVVTNPLEWKLAVTGEVDNAFTAPVDVLASESSVKQVMTCTCGGNPADGKAIITADVKGIPVSHLLDRAEARDGVNTVTFVSSDGTELAMPISYVVGRHGVLSYEINDEDLSASVGGNNQLWMTRTPANYFVRDVVEVRVTREEEPPANPGEDMTYPNSPNVGVLAASVS; translated from the coding sequence ATGCAAGATTACAAGAAAGGCCTGATGGCCGGCACGATGATCGCCTCCTTGACGTTGAGCGGGGCGGGCACGGCCTTCGCGGCCGACGGCGCGCCGGCATCCGACCAGGGCGCTTCCCCTGCGTCGACCGTCGAGGCGCCCGTCGGCACCGCCGTCGCCTCGCCGCTGGTCAGCGCATCGGCCGCGGCGGGAACGTTCTCGTACGACCAGACCGAGCTCACGCTGAACAGCGCCATCAAGGACGTGTTCCAGCGGGCGACGTCGGCGCTATGCGGCGCCACCGACGATCTCGTCGTCACGAACCCGCTCGAATGGAAGCTCGCGGTGACCGGCGAGGTGGACAACGCGTTCACCGCCCCGGTGGACGTGCTGGCGTCCGAGAGCAGCGTCAAGCAGGTGATGACGTGCACCTGCGGCGGGAACCCGGCCGACGGCAAGGCCATCATCACCGCCGACGTGAAGGGCATCCCCGTCTCGCACCTGCTCGACCGCGCCGAAGCGCGCGACGGCGTGAACACGGTGACGTTCGTGTCGAGCGACGGCACCGAGCTGGCCATGCCCATCAGCTACGTGGTGGGCCGTCACGGCGTGCTGTCCTACGAGATCAACGACGAGGACCTGTCGGCCTCGGTGGGCGGCAACAACCAGCTGTGGATGACGCGCACGCCGGCCAACTACTTCGTGCGCGACGTGGTGGAGGTGCGCGTGACGCGCGAGGAGGAGCCGCCCGCGAACCCGGGCGAGGACATGACGTACCCCAACAGCCCCAACGTGGGCGTGTTGGCGGCATCCGTCTCGTAA
- a CDS encoding ABC transporter ATP-binding protein, giving the protein MSIDVERLDFSYGSHHVLRDLSFHIPDNTLVNVLGPNGVGKSTLFRCILCLDNGWTGSIHVNGKDLRTISIRERASEIAYIPQSHSSTYAYDVLDVVLMSAGGGIGLFSSPKRMHVDRAWDALERVGIAHLGHRPYTQISGGERQLVLIARAIAQNARTIIMDEPTSALDYGNTVRVLSTVRQLAREGLSIIQSTHQPDQAFLYADQTLVINEGRVHAFGDPKDVITKELVSTIYDVDVEVNSLYGDKVRVCVPVREIER; this is encoded by the coding sequence ATGAGCATCGACGTCGAACGCCTCGATTTCTCGTACGGCAGCCACCATGTGCTGCGCGACCTGAGCTTCCATATCCCCGACAACACGCTCGTGAACGTGCTGGGGCCCAACGGCGTGGGCAAATCGACGCTGTTCCGCTGCATCCTGTGCCTCGACAACGGTTGGACGGGAAGCATCCACGTGAACGGGAAGGACCTGCGCACGATATCCATCCGCGAGCGCGCGAGCGAGATCGCCTACATCCCCCAGTCGCATTCGTCCACCTACGCCTACGACGTGCTCGACGTGGTGCTCATGAGCGCCGGCGGCGGCATCGGGCTGTTCTCCTCGCCCAAGCGCATGCACGTCGACCGCGCCTGGGACGCGCTCGAGCGCGTGGGCATCGCTCATCTGGGGCATCGCCCCTACACGCAGATATCGGGCGGCGAGCGGCAGCTCGTGCTCATCGCGCGCGCCATCGCGCAGAACGCGCGCACCATCATCATGGACGAGCCCACGAGCGCGCTCGACTACGGCAACACGGTGCGCGTGCTGTCCACCGTGCGCCAGCTCGCCCGCGAGGGCCTGAGCATCATCCAATCGACGCACCAACCCGACCAGGCGTTTTTGTACGCAGACCAGACGCTTGTCATCAACGAGGGCCGCGTGCACGCGTTCGGCGACCCCAAAGACGTCATCACCAAGGAGCTGGTCAGCACCATCTACGACGTGGACGTGGAGGTCAATTCCCTATACGGCGACAAGGTGCGCGTGTGCGTGCCCGTACGCGAGATAGAGCGTTAG
- a CDS encoding PKD domain-containing protein yields the protein MIAPQELAVGQTVTFEGYADDYGTRIVALQFSLDGGRTWCTHDVSDASADLWVHWTYAFTPERAGSYRLRVRSMNEEGRTSPASAVADFLVA from the coding sequence ATGATCGCGCCGCAGGAGCTGGCCGTAGGCCAGACCGTCACGTTCGAAGGATACGCCGACGACTACGGCACGCGCATCGTCGCGCTACAGTTCTCGCTCGACGGGGGCCGCACGTGGTGCACGCACGACGTGTCCGACGCGTCGGCCGACCTCTGGGTGCATTGGACGTACGCGTTCACGCCGGAGCGCGCCGGCAGCTACCGGCTGCGCGTGCGGTCGATGAACGAGGAGGGCCGCACTAGCCCCGCTTCGGCGGTGGCCGACTTCCTCGTCGCGTAA
- a CDS encoding molybdopterin-dependent oxidoreductase: MKTKGKLATSALCLVAAVGLMAACAPQGSESTQGADKPAPITADDLGRIGNDIGYADDGGTYLENYAEYAEKLKYADKVAKNAEDNQPAQYADQFGFTTQPVPADPKGWNVTYLDADNRGCLSCHESIEDVVMSLPTKHNVYAMGYTTQLTVANCLGCHRNAGFGNIQLVETLHGIHNGNAKFSGMNGSCDSCHYIDENSEFNLWDYAKYDLYKGITDVKADDAKLGLSYDQDTVSDNDQLFFESLNNEPSEWRTDTDPAVADAWMLTIGGDVENPLEMTVTELKEKFGTKSFVQKQGCIENATANAWIYQAELTGVSMKDVIDYVKPAGGTTNIEVTSEDGYNMVAPSFESINVEDCLLVTEINGQPLPASQGYPVTLAVPRNSAASYIKAIMTIDFVNDPEFEDEEGVDTPLDPHTGLMQGKPNSAILNYPDGVVLDGQAGKELTIEGFADAYDEPIAKVEYSLDHGKTWTTLETPVNDPTRWTYWRMTYTPAEAGSYLLKVRTTSTQPDGSERVSSRDTNFLFNVK; the protein is encoded by the coding sequence ATGAAGACGAAAGGAAAGCTGGCGACATCGGCGCTGTGCCTGGTGGCCGCCGTCGGGCTCATGGCGGCATGCGCGCCGCAGGGCTCCGAGTCCACGCAGGGGGCCGACAAGCCCGCCCCCATCACGGCCGACGATCTGGGCCGCATCGGCAACGACATCGGCTATGCCGACGACGGGGGCACGTACCTCGAGAACTACGCCGAATACGCCGAGAAGCTGAAGTACGCCGACAAGGTGGCCAAGAACGCCGAGGACAACCAGCCGGCGCAGTACGCCGACCAGTTCGGGTTCACCACGCAACCCGTGCCGGCCGACCCGAAGGGCTGGAACGTCACGTACCTCGACGCCGACAACCGCGGCTGCCTGTCGTGCCACGAGAGCATCGAGGACGTGGTGATGAGCCTGCCCACGAAGCACAACGTGTACGCCATGGGCTATACCACGCAGCTGACGGTGGCGAACTGCCTGGGCTGCCACCGCAACGCCGGGTTCGGCAACATCCAGCTCGTGGAGACGCTGCACGGCATCCACAACGGCAACGCCAAGTTCTCGGGCATGAACGGCAGCTGCGACTCGTGCCACTACATCGACGAAAACAGCGAGTTCAACCTGTGGGACTACGCCAAGTACGACCTGTACAAGGGCATCACGGACGTGAAGGCCGACGATGCGAAGCTCGGCTTGAGCTACGACCAGGACACCGTGTCCGACAACGACCAGCTGTTCTTCGAGTCGCTGAACAACGAGCCGTCCGAGTGGCGCACCGACACCGACCCGGCGGTGGCCGACGCATGGATGCTGACCATCGGCGGCGACGTGGAGAACCCCCTCGAGATGACGGTCACCGAGCTCAAGGAGAAGTTCGGCACCAAGAGCTTCGTGCAGAAGCAGGGGTGCATCGAGAACGCCACGGCCAACGCGTGGATCTACCAGGCCGAGCTGACCGGCGTGTCCATGAAGGACGTCATCGACTACGTGAAGCCGGCCGGCGGCACCACCAACATCGAGGTGACGTCCGAGGACGGCTACAACATGGTGGCACCCTCGTTCGAGTCGATCAACGTGGAGGACTGCCTGCTGGTCACCGAGATCAACGGCCAGCCGCTGCCCGCGAGCCAGGGCTACCCGGTGACGCTCGCCGTGCCGCGCAACTCCGCCGCCTCCTACATCAAGGCCATCATGACCATCGACTTCGTCAACGATCCCGAGTTCGAGGACGAGGAGGGCGTGGACACGCCGCTCGACCCGCACACCGGCCTGATGCAGGGCAAGCCGAACAGCGCCATCCTCAACTACCCCGACGGCGTGGTGCTCGACGGCCAGGCCGGCAAGGAGCTGACCATCGAAGGCTTCGCCGACGCCTACGACGAGCCCATCGCGAAGGTGGAGTATTCGCTCGACCACGGCAAGACCTGGACGACGCTCGAGACGCCCGTCAACGACCCGACGCGCTGGACGTACTGGCGCATGACGTACACGCCGGCCGAGGCGGGGTCGTACCTTCTGAAGGTGCGCACCACCTCGACGCAGCCCGACGGCTCCGAGCGCGTGTCATCGCGCGACACCAACTTCCTGTTCAACGTCAAGTAG
- a CDS encoding Crp/Fnr family transcriptional regulator has translation MRLRGQEGHNDETSILLTSSLHRKMDFDRYLDQGTVLKLFREEEHDATCETPEDPYLFYVQTGAMEVGLSRDDGRKLSYFYVRGAGDAAVAGLPGYLSLGSSRLTFRAVRNTVLISFTRAQVRALMHADDAFYDDVMHALHMTMAQLGHRIDAANQQSTSRRMLLWLEKLCEANAPDADGVYRIPCNLIVDEISGLLEIHYATCNKLLKSLKEQGIASKTRTHLEIADRGEVQRLLLEENPVLY, from the coding sequence ATGAGGCTGAGGGGCCAAGAGGGGCACAACGATGAGACGTCGATCCTGCTCACGTCGTCGCTGCACCGCAAGATGGATTTCGATCGATACCTGGATCAGGGCACCGTGCTCAAACTGTTCCGCGAAGAGGAGCACGACGCCACCTGCGAGACGCCCGAAGACCCCTACCTGTTCTACGTGCAGACCGGAGCGATGGAGGTAGGGCTCAGCCGCGACGACGGGCGCAAGCTGAGCTATTTCTACGTACGCGGCGCCGGGGACGCAGCCGTCGCAGGGCTGCCGGGCTATCTGTCGCTCGGATCGAGCCGCCTCACGTTCAGGGCGGTGCGCAACACCGTGCTCATCAGCTTCACGCGCGCCCAGGTGCGCGCCCTTATGCACGCCGACGACGCGTTCTACGACGACGTGATGCACGCGCTGCACATGACGATGGCGCAGCTGGGGCACCGCATCGATGCCGCAAACCAACAATCCACGAGCCGTCGCATGCTGCTATGGCTCGAGAAGCTGTGCGAAGCGAATGCGCCCGACGCCGACGGCGTGTACCGCATCCCCTGCAACCTCATCGTCGACGAGATATCCGGATTGCTGGAGATCCACTACGCCACATGCAACAAGCTGCTGAAATCGCTCAAGGAACAGGGCATCGCCAGCAAAACGAGAACGCACCTCGAGATCGCGGACCGCGGCGAGGTGCAGCGCCTGCTGCTCGAGGAGAACCCCGTCCTGTACTGA
- a CDS encoding molybdopterin molybdotransferase MoeA produces MGEKIMDGFPSREEALTDFFAAWEPVRRVEHVALDGAVGRVLAEDLASANTLPVVRASAFDGIAVKSAAFANGLPDASCWKPGADYVRADTGDDFLDAFDAVVMIEKAAVQEDGSVKLDDDVTVEPGSGVRPSGSTLRAGEPLMSAGSVIRPTDLAALAMGGATMVPVRVRPRVAFIPTGSELVPAGIKPRRGQNVDTNSLMCKHLLIEYGAEPVVFPLVHDDPAELERAFEAALATADVVVVNGGSALGEEDFNAKLIERRGQVVHHYIAAVPGRPLMMAVVDGKPVVDLPGPTMAAYFGSEWCLQAITARILGIPPHRRPVVQARTDAAKTSIPKMANIARVRVTRGGEGYVAHFLDFKAGELAVCMTSNAQRVSPLGEAGWEEGDLLEVELLRGEEFIEEG; encoded by the coding sequence ATGGGAGAGAAGATCATGGACGGCTTCCCCTCGCGGGAAGAGGCGCTGACCGACTTCTTCGCCGCATGGGAGCCGGTGCGGCGCGTCGAGCACGTCGCGCTCGACGGCGCAGTCGGGCGCGTGCTCGCCGAGGACCTCGCGTCCGCGAACACACTGCCGGTGGTGCGCGCTTCGGCGTTCGACGGCATCGCGGTGAAGTCTGCGGCGTTCGCGAACGGCCTGCCCGACGCGAGCTGCTGGAAGCCCGGCGCGGACTACGTGCGCGCCGACACCGGCGACGACTTCCTCGATGCGTTCGATGCCGTGGTGATGATCGAGAAGGCGGCCGTTCAGGAGGACGGTTCGGTGAAGCTCGACGACGACGTGACGGTCGAGCCCGGCTCGGGCGTGCGGCCCTCCGGCTCAACGTTGCGCGCGGGCGAGCCGCTCATGAGCGCCGGCAGCGTCATCCGCCCCACCGACCTGGCCGCACTCGCCATGGGCGGCGCCACGATGGTGCCCGTGCGCGTCAGGCCGCGCGTGGCGTTCATCCCCACGGGCAGCGAGCTCGTGCCCGCCGGCATCAAGCCGCGGCGCGGGCAGAACGTGGACACGAACAGCCTCATGTGCAAGCACCTCCTCATCGAGTACGGTGCCGAACCCGTGGTATTCCCCCTCGTGCACGACGACCCCGCCGAACTCGAGCGCGCCTTCGAGGCGGCGCTGGCCACCGCCGACGTCGTGGTGGTCAACGGAGGCTCGGCCCTCGGCGAGGAGGACTTCAACGCGAAGCTGATCGAGCGGCGCGGACAGGTGGTGCACCACTACATCGCCGCCGTGCCGGGGCGACCGCTCATGATGGCCGTGGTGGACGGCAAGCCGGTCGTCGACCTCCCCGGCCCCACCATGGCCGCCTACTTCGGCTCCGAATGGTGCCTGCAGGCGATCACGGCGCGCATCCTGGGAATTCCGCCGCACCGCCGCCCCGTCGTGCAGGCGCGGACGGACGCCGCGAAGACGAGCATCCCCAAGATGGCGAACATCGCCCGCGTACGCGTGACGCGCGGCGGCGAGGGCTACGTGGCGCACTTCCTCGACTTCAAGGCCGGGGAGCTGGCCGTCTGCATGACGTCGAACGCCCAGCGCGTCTCGCCCCTCGGCGAAGCGGGGTGGGAGGAAGGCGACCTCCTCGAGGTGGAGCTGCTGCGCGGCGAGGAGTTCATCGAGGAAGGGTAG
- the rhaD gene encoding rhamnulose-1-phosphate aldolase: MGFFDNAQEVLDRGVSAAKGAVSGVAVEQQAFVKGFVRLCSDGAGQGWHESNGGNASYRLTPEDVASSRSFFYDNPSSWVPLGLQAANLGGEFFLVTAAGAHMRNVALDPDTGAGIAEINAAGDAWRIVWGFKNGGVPTSEFPSHVAIQSVRKEVTGGTGRVLYHAHPAHVVALTNVLPLDARTFTRALWKMLMECMIAFPKGIGVVPWMVPGGPEIADATADAMRTYDACVWAHHGLFCAGSDFDAAFGLAHTIDKAATIYAQARAMNGGSDRFASAIPDEGLRGIAAAYNLPVNEAFLG; the protein is encoded by the coding sequence ATGGGTTTCTTCGATAACGCTCAGGAAGTGCTCGATCGCGGCGTGTCGGCGGCGAAGGGCGCCGTCTCGGGCGTGGCCGTGGAGCAGCAGGCGTTCGTGAAAGGGTTCGTGCGCCTGTGCAGCGACGGCGCGGGCCAGGGCTGGCACGAGAGCAACGGCGGAAACGCGTCGTATCGGCTTACGCCGGAGGACGTGGCGTCAAGCCGCTCGTTCTTCTACGACAACCCCAGCTCGTGGGTGCCGCTGGGCTTGCAGGCCGCCAACCTGGGCGGCGAGTTCTTCCTGGTGACGGCTGCGGGCGCGCACATGCGCAACGTGGCGCTCGATCCGGACACGGGCGCGGGCATCGCGGAGATCAACGCGGCGGGCGATGCATGGCGCATCGTGTGGGGCTTCAAGAACGGCGGCGTCCCCACGAGCGAGTTCCCCAGCCATGTTGCCATCCAGTCGGTGCGCAAGGAGGTCACCGGCGGCACAGGCCGCGTGCTGTACCATGCGCATCCCGCGCACGTGGTGGCGCTGACGAACGTGCTGCCGCTCGACGCGCGCACGTTCACGCGCGCTTTGTGGAAGATGCTGATGGAGTGCATGATCGCGTTCCCGAAGGGCATCGGCGTGGTGCCGTGGATGGTGCCGGGCGGCCCCGAGATCGCCGATGCCACGGCCGATGCGATGCGCACCTACGACGCGTGCGTGTGGGCGCATCACGGCCTGTTCTGCGCCGGCTCCGACTTCGACGCCGCCTTCGGGCTGGCGCACACCATCGACAAAGCGGCGACCATCTACGCTCAGGCTCGCGCGATGAACGGCGGTAGCGACCGATTCGCCAGCGCCATCCCCGACGAGGGCCTGCGCGGTATCGCCGCCGCCTACAACCTCCCGGTAAACGAGGCGTTCCTCGGCTAG
- a CDS encoding desulfoferrodoxin family protein — protein sequence MDLKFYKCMHCGNIAIKPFDAGVPLVCCGEQMTELTANTTDAAVEKHVPVVRVDGANVHVEVGSTLHPMTPEHYITFICLVTKNGYQIVELTPEDAPVADFAIAEGDEALKVYEYCNIHGLWVAEV from the coding sequence ATGGATCTCAAGTTCTACAAGTGCATGCATTGCGGCAACATCGCCATCAAGCCGTTCGACGCGGGCGTTCCGCTGGTGTGCTGCGGCGAGCAGATGACCGAGCTCACCGCCAATACGACCGACGCCGCGGTCGAGAAGCACGTGCCCGTCGTGCGCGTCGACGGCGCGAACGTGCATGTCGAGGTGGGCAGCACGCTGCACCCCATGACCCCTGAGCACTACATCACGTTCATCTGCCTCGTCACGAAGAACGGCTACCAGATCGTCGAGCTCACGCCGGAGGACGCCCCCGTGGCCGACTTCGCCATCGCCGAGGGCGACGAGGCCCTCAAGGTGTACGAGTACTGCAACATCCACGGCCTCTGGGTCGCCGAGGTGTAA